The segment CAGCCGCAGAGTTTGCCGCTGTCGCCTCAGCAGCAGCCGCTCGCCGGGGCCGGCTGCGCCCCGAGGACTGCCACCTCCTCGTTTCTAATCAAAGACATTTTGGGCGACAGTAAACCGCTGGCAGCCTGCGCACCTTACAGCACCAGTGTATCCTCACCCCATCACACGCCAAAACCAGAAAGTGCCACGGCTCCGGACGGCTTCAGGCCCAAGTTGGAACAAGACGAAAACAGAGGCAAGTTGGACAAAAGAGACGAGATtcaaagtgaaatgaaatgcaACGGTAAGAGCCCAGAAAAGATCATTAAAGTCAgacagtttatttattaaagATCCGGTTTTTACAGAAAATGACAGTCTGATAGATAGATTATTATGGGCTACAAAACAGTagccaacaaaagcaaatatagaccaaaaataataaaactacCCAGCTagacataataataattactaaaatgataaacaaaataatactgTCTTACTGTCTGACTCTTTGTCTGAGTTCCAGCTTCCTTTATTAGTCTAATAGATGTGAAAACAGATGTAAGCCTGGTGATTTTCCCCGTGCGCGGGGCCTCCCTAGTGGGTCAATTAGAGAGATTATTGTTCTTCCTAGAGGGGGGATCACGGTGCACTGCAAACCAGCTACAAATAGAGATGGATTGACATATTGATTTCTCGTTTTCTGAAGGAAAAGAACCAAAAAACTTCAGgtgacaaatacacacacatttgcttTTATCGCTTTTGCTTTTGTgccacacgtgtgtgtgtgtatgtgtgtgtgtgagtacatcACTTGGAGCAAAGTATTTATAAGAGTTGGGGAAAGTTTGACTGGAGGCGTGGAGGCTGAGCACACACCTGCGtggggttatttttggttgttttaatgGGCTCTGTATTGAGAGGGAgagcaaatgtaattttgggcaCTTAAAGgtgaagatttatttttttattttttaaaaatccaagcAGGCCCTAATTGTTGCTGTTTCACCTCTGTGTTCAGGGACTAAAGAAGAAGGCGACCGGGAAATCTCCAGTAGCAGAGACAGTCCACCGATGCGCACGAAAAAGCCTCGCAAAGCACGGACAGCCTTTACCGACCACCAGCTCAACCAGCTGGAGAGGAGCTTTGAGCGACAAAAATACCTCAGCGTGCAGGACCGCATGGACCTGGCCGCGGCTCTcaacctgacagacacacaaGTCAAGACCTGGTACCAAAACAGACGGTGGGTAACCGCGTCGTCATTAAGGGGcagacacaacaaacacagacagagcaaACACAGACGCTGCTGCAGCCACACCAATAATCCAAATGTGCAGTGTTAAAACAAACCGGAACTTTACTGGGacattttatcattaaaaaaaaatctataaagaAATTATTACACGTAAAGAAAGTTAAAGAATCATCACCgacacattttctgtctctgatttatgctgcagtttattttaatttaagtcgctgaatatttttttcagacagCCATATTCATATTTCACACATTTCCCAGGCCTTTACCTTTTACTTAACATTTCTAATCCATGCACACTCCGTAGAGGCAACACAGACATgcataacttttattttttattctaattGTGCGTAAAGGCCGATGATTTGCAACACTTGTAATatgagggaaaaaataaaatacacctGCGTTTTATTTACTGAATTCCTTCAGTCATagtcagtgaaaataaaacctattttttgttttgttttgcagaaaaaaactgacattataatttaatttttgtgaAGAATTTCTGCCTTTACCTTTTGCTTTCTGCACTgtacattatatttaaaaaatattaaatgcattatttgATTTGTAAGTGTCACGATATCTTGGAATATATTTTTGCTGATGCATATTTTGCCTCCTCGATACTTTTCCACACTTTTAAAATCCTGCAACTTTTATTTCACCTGCGACccttcaaattattattatcattattattattattattattattattattattattatagggCATATGTTTGCTGTCCTCGTGCAGGTGAGAAATGTAAGCTTTGATAAGTTTGCAGCGAACATCCGACTTGTcttgatattttcttttttttttgcctaattAAACCTTAACCATAATTTGGTGCCTGCAATAATTAGGCCTGTGCATACCAATTAAGGGCGCGTTTGGGGAATTAGCGCGAGAGCGAACTGATTAAATAATTCATCTCTTGTATTTTGATCTGATTTCCAGGACGAAGTGGAAGAGGCAAACGGCGGTCGGATTAGAGCTCCTGGCTGAAGCAGGAAACTACTCGGCCTTACAGAGAATGTTCCCGTCGCCCTATTTCTACCACCCGAGCCTGCTGGGCACCGTGGACAGCACGACGGCAGCCGCGGCGGCCGCAGCCATGTACAGCAGTATGTACCGGACTCCTACCGCGCCGCATCCCAGCCTCCAGAGACCTCTTGTCCCGAGGGTGCTCATTCATGGCCTTGGGCCGGGGGGGCAACCGGCACTAAACCCCCTGTCTAACCCCATGCCCGGCACACCGCACCCGCGATAAAACTCGAAACAAGACGAGCAAAGACGATGAACCAGAAACCTGGTTGAACACGTGATGTGAGTAACTGCATCGGAACCACATTGCAGGACTTGTTCTCCCCTTCTCCCCCCcaaaagacacatttaaagacattttacagaAGTAAAGGAGGTATTTAATATAGGCCCAGATAGCCTAAGCCCAGTCCGAAAGACTCTCTGTCCGGGCCGGGACAGAACCACAACAAGGACTGCTCATgtctgattgtttgtttgtttgtcttttgtacAAATACACTTACATTAGCAAATAAACTTATAAAGTTTATTAGATGGAGAAGAACGGAATGAATAAAGAAGTAATGATACTAATTGAATTTGCAGGCGCTTCTCTTCAAACTGGAGTTCAAATTTCATTTTTACGCAAACTTTAATACAAGAAAAATTGGAGTTTTGAATTTATCAATTACACATTATTGGTTGTAAACCGGGTATTTCCAAATAACGTAAAATTTTATATTgtaaaatatattataaaaaGCATTTTCTGTAATAATTATATTGacataataattttaataattacAGTGCTGTCCAACCCTGATAATCTCACTCCACCCTTTTTTGGATCTTGACATAATTTTTATGACACAAATGGATCAACGTAAATAATTTGCCACAGGAGCATATGGTGCTGAGATTGAAAGATATTTCATTTAGTTTCAAACTCACCGACTGGAGGTCACTTTCCACGcctttatatttatgtttaccAGCACATATACATATGGATGCGCAGCAGCTGATTGGTGGTGGGATGAATGGTTTTGATGAGTCGGGTATATACTGGGAATGTGGCCTTGGCTTAGCAGCTGTTCCCTGGGAGCACAGCAGACAATAAGCCTGAATTTCTCAGCGTGAGCGATCAGGCGCAGGATCAGGAGAAGAAGCCTgcaagaaaggaaaaaaaagaagctgctGATAATCTGCTCATTCTCAATAACCAATAGGCGCTGGTGAACTTGTTTCAGGAAGTTTTGAGGGTGAATAATCTCTATTGATCTTAATCTTAAAGCACATTATGGTATTTTTTCAGTGTCATAATATTTTGTGCATCACTCCGTCATTTGCAGTTTGGCATCATCCTGCTTTGCACCTTTTAAAAtcctgtttttaatgtttttttggaGCGATATTACGCATTATTCTCTTTATGTGGAGCGACTCTCTGGATGTGTATGTGCTGCGGTGCGTTCAGGAGcaaaactaaacaaacacaGCGCGCGTCTGAAATTAAATGTTATCAAAATACTTAGATTTTATTTAGCCTCCCATAAGCGCGCACCCCGGAGAATGTGGCGGGGAGGCGCTCCGTGTGAATTAGCGCCTCGGGGCCCGTTTGTTTGGGTTTCTTTTCTTTGAAACCATCGCTTATTAACAGTAAAGCCAAATTGACCTTTGCTGGTCTATAAAAAGATGAGGAATGCATGCAAACATCCAGGagccatattttattttacctttgatttttatttccctttagaaataaaattctAAAGAGTTTATGAGCgccttctttttttgttcttgctGATATTTTCATTCCTGCCATTTTAAGAGAAAACACGGCTGCATTTTAATgctggaattaaaaaaaaatctccttaGCAAAGCGGTGGTGTAAACCCACATGAATACATATGGCAGCAGTGTCATTTTGCCAGGAGAAGCAGTAAACACAGGCTTAAGTTTAGCTGCGTCTTAATACTTTGAACACATGTTAATGCAGCCTGTTTAAGCCGTCTGCTTGTCATTCACTGCATGGACACCTCTCTCAGTCATTTAGTGCAAAACAGTCCCGCTGCTTTCACTTTCTGCAGCGTGCACGGACAGCGCCTTTAAGGACTCACTGCAGCCATTAGACGCGTTTTTTCCCCGTTTAACCAAATTGCCAGGGCCGGAGTTATCACTGGCTCGAGTGTTCACGGCACAATTACGGCGCGCTCCTCACGCAGAGTAATTACACTAAATACAATATCCATTCTCATTAAATCTCAGGGTTTATGGATAACAGAGCGAAGGCGCGTCGGGCTGCAGGAGGAAGGTTTGGAGAGCGCGCTGTTGGAGGATAAATCGCTCTGGCCTTGTAAAGCAGTGATTGCGAAAACAGCTCTGGCCTATATCACCAGTGTTGAAAAATATTAGCCTACCATATTGACCCTACAGCTTCTGCCCATTACTGCAGTATAGTGCCGACGCATGTTGTTCATATGCATGACTTCTacagcattatttatttattgcactctgcgggtgggaggggtgggggtgtCGGCGGTTGTGCGGGCTGTTCCAATTCATTAATAATAGCCTAAGCCGTACAGCAGCACTGAATTAATAGGCTGCTACCACCTCAGAGTACCTGGTAATTTTGGGCGTTGCTATAATCAGATTTTTTGTCTGTATATTTTTGTGGTATATCTCCAAACGAAGCAGCTTTCAGTCAGTTTAAACTGGGCCACAGTGAGTTTAAATTAAACTGGCAGCGAGGCTCACTGGCATCTTCTGCGTTTCCATCAATGGCagaatgaatttatttttattattttcagtatttttattattttgagtcaTGCTCGGTGaagtttaaagacaaaaaacgGAATATTATTTGCGTAAAAACGCATgatatgtaaaatattttagacCTGATAgagcatgatgtttttttttggattacAACTCCCTGTGAATTCGCTGCTGAGGCCAAACGGAGTGTTTTTGGGGAAGATGAGCAATACTTGAGAAAACACAATCACCGGTGGAAAAAAAGGGCAGCAGACTTGAATAAAGAGGATTAGGCCTTTCTTTTACATGGCGCATATTATCCAGAACAGATGGGCTTTAGAGAGTCGTTTTCTTGTTCTTCTTGCCTCAAGGAACCTTGTTGGGCACTTTAATTGCCACTTTTTCCAACTGATGTAATGGTGGGATATCTTTTTCATTACAATAATGAGGTAACACTTGCTCTCCTTGGCCTCTCATTATCACATCTCCTACATCACTCACTAAACACAAATTTAACCCCACCCCCTtttccccccccaaaaaaacctctCGCTAACTTCTCCTATACATCTTGTACACTATCATCAACAGCTGCTGTCTACCGTCCCCCTGCCTGACTGTGTGTTGATGAGTCCTTTTCATTACCAGCCTGCAGGAGAATTTGGAGCTCTGCATAATAATAGTTTGACCAGCAGCGTTTAGGAGGTggatcacatttttaaaatggtaGTTTCTATTAGTGCACAAGATGTTGCTTTAGCCACCAAAACACATGCATCAAGTTAGTGTATGGACTGATCACAGTGAGTGAGCTGGTCAGCCTTGATATTTTCTCCATGGGCACTTTTTTGACTCCTTAATCATCAGCActctgtgggggaaaaaaaactaagGGAGTTCTTCCAAATTTCCAAATTTTAAACCCTACTGCAAGCCTCTAGCTGCAAGGTAAGAGGTGCAGTGCGCTTCATATATTTTGAAATTATggttgaaaataaatattctgtATGCATTTATTAGAAATAGAAGGGATATGTTTGTGTGCAAAATCTTCCATTCATTTAATCGAAGATTGGAAAAAACACATCTTTCCATAGGCGTAGATTTTGGGGGAATTACATCCCCTTCAATAATTAGAGCATTTTCCCCAgcaattaaaaacatgaaagtagcagaggagttttgtcatttatatgcaaaaaaaaagcacaaatttgGTGCATTAAAAGtacaccagaatgcaggaaatttaaGTTTTTGATACTCGAAAGGGAAtcaaaacctacgcccttgcgTCTTTCAACGTTATTTAGCATTTATTTTACCATTGgtgtaaatgttaaaacatttgcaGGTATGATGCAGTATCACACTTTCTTATGGGGTCATAGAAGAATATTTTTAAGTTTACCTGAGCATTATACATGCTAAGAATTTAATTGTTTATatggtgtttattttttttaatttttagtacTAAACTTAGTAGGATTTTTTTGTGACAACTTCTCAGTAAATATTAGGCCAAAAATCAATTTTACCTTGAAAACTCTTCTCCTATTTGAAGAGATAATTAACAGGAGattcattttcagtttgctGAGATGTCAGGAAATCCATAGCAGTAAAGTACAGGGTGTTTGAAGTGAACCGAGGTCAGGGCGATTATCAAAGACTGTTAATCACAGTTTCCCTTGTTGACAGAGTTGCCATTCTCTCTGACCTGGCAACATGTTGCCTCCATTCCCTGTGTTGATATACCAAATTAGTAACTGGAAGTATTTCTGATGAAAAAGAGCTTTCCCGAACTAAAAACGCTCCTAAAGTTTGGTTGTTAAGAGCAGGGAGTAACCAGGGAATAGACTTGTTGACACGCAGGCTGTAAGCCACCCGCTCGTCCTCTAATAAACAACCAGCTCACGCCTGAGCCGAGACTAGCCCGGACATCTGCAACAGTCCTGCTGAATGATGCCGTATAGCTGCGACATATCATAGTTTAAATGGCCTCATCATTTCAGCAAATCCAGCcagttttcctctctctttttgtcaAGTGACAGGACAGCTGATGGCAGAGAAGCTCCGCTACCTTTCAAGTTTCAACCAGGCGCCGTCACATGCGACCGCACAACCAAGAAGAAAAAAGTctgtcagcagtgatgtcaaAAGCTTCAATTTTTACAGAGCAATTAGGGGTTTCATCACAGCGGAGTGATGTCAGGATTCATTACGGCTCAGCAACAGCTAATTGCTTCAAGGTTAAAGTAACAGATCTGACGGCATTATATTTTAAGTGACAGACTCAAATTCTGGTGGTGTTTCACAGAGCGCAGAGCTGACATTAAGGGAGTGTGCTCGGGAGGATGGGGGCTGAGAAGCAATTGAAATTACTGCATATTAGGATTGTGATTGGTTAGAGTAGCAGTAACTCTCTCAAGAACATGCATGGGGACTGCTGTTTGGGTCTACCTCTGTAAGGGGAAACAAAGGACAGTGTAACGTGCACTTTGCAAACATCCTTTCAAGTACTCCAGCCTTGAATTGTCTGTTGGCCCTCGTGAGTA is part of the Epinephelus moara isolate mb chromosome 10, YSFRI_EMoa_1.0, whole genome shotgun sequence genome and harbors:
- the barhl2 gene encoding barH-like 2 homeobox protein isoform X1; its protein translation is MEGSSGSSFGIDTILSSASNSGNPVLMNGDFRLGDSRTADFRSQATPSPCSEIDTVGTAPSSPISVTMEHAADPHLVQDSLQHHHHHHNQPQSLPLSPQQQPLAGAGCAPRTATSSFLIKDILGDSKPLAACAPYSTSVSSPHHTPKPESATAPDGFRPKLEQDENRGTKEEGDREISSSRDSPPMRTKKPRKARTAFTDHQLNQLERSFERQKYLSVQDRMDLAAALNLTDTQVKTWYQNRRTKWKRQTAVGLELLAEAGNYSALQRMFPSPYFYHPSLLGTVDSTTAAAAAAAMYSSMYRTPTAPHPSLQRPLVPRVLIHGLGPGGQPALNPLSNPMPGTPHPR
- the barhl2 gene encoding barH-like 2 homeobox protein isoform X2; amino-acid sequence: MEGSSGSSFGIDTILSSASNSGNPVLMNGDFRLGDSRTADFRSQATPSPCSEIDTVGTAPSSPISVTMEHAADPHLVQDSLQHHHHHHNQPQSLPLSPQQQPLAGAGCAPRTATSSFLIKDILGDSKPLAACAPYSTSVSSPHHTPKPESATAPDGFRPKLEQDENRGKLDKRDEIQSEMKCNGTKEEGDREISSSRDSPPMRTKKPRKARTAFTDHQLNQLERSFERQKYLSVQDRMDLAAALNLTDTQVKTWYQNRRTKWKRQTAVGLELLAEAGNYSALQRMFPSPYFYHPSLLGTVDSTTAAAAAAAMYSSMYRTPTAPHPSLQRPLVPRVLIHGLGPGGQPALNPLSNPMPGTPHPR